GGCAATGTGGTTTCTAGGAGGGAGGACTCAGTACAGCTTCTACGCTGTTCAAGTAGTTCCCCTCTTCTACACAACGCTGGTAATGATAGTTTACTACCTTACAGCATCTCCTGCCAACATTCGTGAATTAGTTAAGAGATGGCGCCGCATCCTGAACGTAATCAGCATGTGGTTAGCCGGGGAAGTCTCGGTCAGCATGAGGCTCGTTATTTCAGACGAGTAATTGAAGAGTGATAACGTCATTTAAAAACTCCGCTTAAGGTAATTAAGCGAGGGTTGAGGTGTGAGGTACGTATTCAGTTTTGAAGAGGCCGATTGGAAGGATAAAAGGACGCTGGGAGGTAAGGGCGCTTCATTAGCACAAATGACTCAATTAGGGTTGCCTGTACCTCCAGGATTCATAATAACTACCCAAGCATGCAGAGAGTTTTTCACATGTCGCCGCGATGAGATAGAGAGCATAGTTAAGGAGCTTGAGAGGAATCCACCGCCTCACGTGAGGGATCAGTTGATCAGGAAAATCTGGGACATCATAAGAAGCATGGAGATGCCAGAGGGCTTGATGGATCAGGTCAAGGAGTATATGAAGCAACTTGAGGAGAAGACCGGCAAGATCTTCGGCTCGCCGGAGAACCCGTTGCTGGTCTCTGTGAGATCCGGAGCCGCGGTCTCCATGCCCGGCATGATGGACACAGTTCTGAATCTAGGTATTAACGATGACGTGGTGAAGGGTCTAGCAAGACTCACTAATAACGAATGGTTTGCCTACGACGCCTACAGAAGGTTCCTAGCCATGTTCGGTAGAATAGTCCTCGAGATTAACGAGGAACTGTTTAATCAGGTCTTCGACAAGTATGAAGAGGAATTTAAGCAGCAGACTGAGAGGCTGTACGCTAACGAGTTAGAAGCGATTAAGGTCAAGTACCCCAAGTATACCATAAGGCTTGACGCGCAACCACCAGCAGACACGGCCCCTAATCTGTGGAGGTTCTCAGTGGAGTACCTGAAGAAGATAGTTGATGAGTATAAGAAACTAATCAAGGAGAACTGGGGTGAGTTCCCGCAGGATCCGTGGAAGCAACTAGAACTGGCCGTCAAAGCGGTCTTCAGATCTTGGATGAATCCGCGTGCGATATTCTACAGGATGGCCAACAACATAACGCCTGAGATAGCTGATTGCACAGCTGTCAACATAGTAACTATGGTATTCGGTAATATGGGCTGGGACTCAGGCACAGGCGTCTACTTCACTCGTGACGTCGCTACAGGCGATAACAGACCCTATGGGGAGTTCCTGCCCAACGCTCAGGGCGAGGACGTGGTAGCAGGCATTAGGACGCCGCTAAGTCTTGATGAGTTGAAGGAGAGGATGCCTGCAATCTATGAGGATTTGATAAGGGCTGGCAAGACTCTTGAGAAGTTAAACAGAGACGTGATGGACATAGAGTTCACTATAGAGAAGGGCAGGCTCTACTTCCTGCAGAACAGGGTAGCTAAGATGACCCCGGTGGCCAGAGTGAAGACTGCTGTGGAGATGGCTGAGGAGGGGATAATACTGAGGGAGGAAGCGATTATGAAGGTCTCGCCGGACACTGTTCTTAGACTCCTCTATCCGAGGGTCGACCCTAAAGCCAAAGCGGAGCCCGTGGCTAAGGGTCTACCTGCTTCGCCGGGAGCGGTCAGCGGTGAAGCGGTCTTCGACCCTGACACCGCAGTCATTAGGGCGAGGGAAGGTAAGAAAGTAATATTGGTTAGAGTCGAGACTAAGCCCGACGATGTACATGGTTTCTATGCAGCGGTAGGCATATTGACGTCTAAGGGTGGGATGACGTCACATGCAGCGGTAGTGGCTAGAGGTATAGGGAAGCCCGCGGTCGTGGGGGCTGAGGCCATTAAAGTGGATTACGAGAGGAAGGTCTTCGAGGTTAACGGGAAGCAGGTGAGGGAGGGCGACTGGATAACTATAGATGGTAACACCGGCAACGTCTATGTGGGTAGAGTACCGACTGTAGAACCTGAGATGATATCCGAGCTAGATAGGTTGCTTAGGTGGGCTGACGAGTTTAGGAGGCTTGGCGTCAGAGCCAACGCGGACGTGCCCGAGGATGCCTTCATTGCAAGGAAGTTCGGCGCTGAAGGAATAGGCCTACTCAGGATAGAGAGGATGTTCAGAAAACCCGAAAGATTAGAAGCCTTGAGGAATGTAATACTTTCAGACACGAGGGAAGGTAGGGAGGAACACCTGAGGAAGCTTGTGGAGATGATAAAACCTGACTTCAAGGAGATGCTTAAGATAATGGACGGATTGCCTGTGGTTATAAGGCTGATAGACCCGCCGCTGCACGAGTTCCTGCCGGCTCCGGAGGAGATACTTAAGGACCTCTACGAGGTCAGAACGGCGTATCTCGAGCTCAGCACCTCTCAAGCCGCTAGAGAGCTAATGCCTACCCTGATTAAAGAACTTGAAGACAGGCTTAAGAAGCTTGAGACCCTCTACAAGAGGGTCTCAACCCTTAAGGAGCACAACCCCATGATGGGTCACAGGGGTGTGAGGGTCGGGGTTACTTTCACTGAGATATACTACTACTTAAGCAGGGCGATGTTAGAAGCTGCAGCTGAACTGAAGAAGGAGGGCTACAAACCTGTACTAGAGATAATGATACCACAGGTAGCGCACGTCAACGAGGTTAAATTCGTCAAACAGAGAGCAGTAATACCTGCTATAAAGGATGTCGAGAGGGAGTATGGCATTGACTTAAGCGACGTTAAGATAGGTACAATGATAGAGACTGTGAGAGCGTGCTTAACAGCAGGTGAGATAGCCAAGGAGGTCGACTTCTTCAGCTTTGGAACCAATGACTTGACTCAAGGTACATTCAGTTTTAGCAGAGATGACGTCGAGAACAAGTTCATGCCTCAATACTTGGAGTACGAGATACTACCCGAGAACCCATTCCAGACTATAGATGTTGACGGCGTCGGGAAATTAGTTGAGCTGGGCACCAAAGAAGGCAAGAAAGCCAATCCGAATCTAGAGGTAGGTATATGCGGGGAGCACGGAGGAGATCCAGCGTCCATTATGTTCCTACACAAGGCAGGCCTGGACTATGTAAGCGCTTCCCCATTCAGAATAGTTGTAGCCAGGCTTGCTGCTGCTCAAGCAACCATCTCCGAGAAGTTGGGTAGAAAGGAATCTGGAGAGTAACACCCGCAGAACTTATTGTGTAACATTTCAGGTAAAACTAAAACTTAAACCTCCTTAGCACACTTTAGTACCCGGTTTAACGGGTTTCTCAACCGTTAGTATAACTGGAATCTCCCCTTCACCGCAGCCTGCCGCCAGCAACATGCCGTGGGACTCGAAACCCATCATTTTTCTCGGCTTGAGGTTGGTAACAACCACTACGTTCTTACCAACCAAATCTTCAGGTCTATACCATTCAGCGAGGCCTGCTACGAGTTGCCTCCTTCCCTTCTCGCCTAAGTCAACAACTAACCGGATCAGTCTCTTGGAGCCCGCGATCCTCTCCGCACTCTCCACTAGACCTATTCTTAGGTCTAGCTTCTGAAAATCCGAGATATCCACATATTCTGAGGAGCTCATTATTTCACCACATCTTAAATCACGTTGCTGAGTTTATAACCAGGAACCTTAGCAATTTTGAGTTTCATGGAACTTTAAAGAGTCTTGCAGGACGATGTTGCCTGTTGTGAAGCCCCTAACCCCGAACTACCTCCCAACGTCTTCCTCTTCGATAGGTCTGAATTTAACAACGTATGGAATCCCGCCGTCAATAGTCTTGGCAGTCCTTCTTACCGTAGCCACCACCTTCATGCCGATCCTCACTTCCTCAGGCCTGACCTCCACGATCTCGGAAAGCACTTTAGCGTCTCCTAACTTGATTAAAGCTATTATAAGGGGTGCGAATTCCTCGAACCCCTTAGCCGGCACCTGAATGATTGTGTAGGTCAGCACCTCACCCTCGCGTGGCAGGTTCTCACGTACCACTCTCTCTGAGCCGCACTTAGGGCACCTTGCCTTAGGAGGATAGACAACGTAGCCGCATTCTAAACATTTAGTGGCTATTATGTTGAGTAGCACATCCTTTATCCTCCAAACCCTCTGAATCGTTGTCACCGAGTACTCACCTCCTCAAAATGACGGTCGTTATGTTCGACCCCACCCCACCTATGTTCTGGGTCAGGCCTACTTCAGCCGCCACTCTGACTCCTGGGAAATCGCCTCTGAGTTGCATCACTACCTCGGCCAACTGATATAACCCAGTAGCTCCTACAGGATGCCCTCTTGCTTTCAAGCCGCCTGACGGATTTATCGTTGGTCTGTCGCCAGGAGCAAATTTACCTTCACACCACATCTTAGGTGCTTCACCCCTGTTTGCAAATCCTATTGACTCTATGCTTAACGCGGCTGTGATCGTATATGCGTCGTGAATTTCAGCTACATCTACATCCCTAACTTCAATGTTAGCCATCTTCATAGCATTCCCTAAAGAAATCCTTGAAGCAAGCATGTCATCAAGTTCTATTCTTGAGGATAGGTCAGTACTATCTATAGCGTTGCCTACACCCGCAATCACTACTGGCGAGTCGTTGATCTTCCTGAAGTCCTCACTGACCAGGTATGCTGCAGCCGCCCCATCACTGAGAGGGCATGCATCGTAGAGTCTTATTGGCTCGGCTATGATGGGGGAGTTCATGACGTCCTCTAATGTAATTCTATTTCTTAATTGGGCGAAGGGGTTTTGGGATGCATTCTCATGCATGAGCACAGACCACTGTGCGATCTCCTCATACTTAACACCATGCCTCTCCATGTAGTATCTCATAATCAATGCGTTAAGTCCTGAGAAGGTAACTCCATATATCAGTTCATAATCAGCGTCAGCTGCATAGGCCAGACCCCTGATCACATCGCTTGAAGGTCTCTCAAAGAGTTTCTCAACACCGACTACAAGCACTTTCCTGAAGAGGCCTGAAGCCACTAGGGAGTACCCTGCCATTATGGCGGCGCCCCCAGATCCACACGCCCCCTCCACCTTAAAGCCGCTGACCCCCCTCAAACCTACGTGATCCCCTATAAGGGATGCGAGGCTCTCCTGCTCCACAAGACTACTTAGCATGTTGCCGACCACTATTGCCTCAGGCTTTTCGTTGCCTGCATCCTCTATAGCTTCGAGGGCCGCTAACCCGCCCAAGTCCCTCAATGCCACATTCATGTGCCTTCCTACTCTAGTCATCCCTACTCCAGCCACGTAGACTCTCCTCAAGTTAGCCACCGGAGCATTTCATATACAGTATGATAATGCCCTCAGATATGGATCCACCGACGAAAACGAGCTTCTCACCATCGTTGCACCTCTCAGCCACCTTAACCAGGGCAAGGGCCGTGCCGAGACTCCCTTTATAACCCGACTTCCTAATTTCCTCAGCCACTGAGGAGTCAGCACTCTTAAGCTTGAGCGAAGCTAGTACTCTATCAAGTAGTCTTGGATTATTTACAAACCCACTAACCACCCTGACTTGACCGTTCCTAACCCTCCTAGACTTAGAGAGTTTCGTGAGTATCCGGGACGTGGTGGATGTTGAGGCTTCAACTATCAACTCACTTAACGCTCTCTCGTCAGTGATCTCGGTCTTTAAGAAGCCCAGGAACTCCTTCTTCAACTCATACCTAGATATGAGGGTCTTCCCTTTGCTGTTCAGAGTTAAAGTCACTGACCCCGCAGGGGGGTCGGCGCTGACGGCCGTGAGGACGGAGGGCGTGTTTCTGATGCTATATGCTAATCCCTCACTGAATGACTTAAAGGTCACTATAGGAGCGTCGCTTCTTCCTATCAGATCAAGGACCACGTGAAAATCCACATCCTTCTTGCCATCGTAGACGAAAACAAAGGAGCTACCGTCATTAATGCTCAGTCTGTTGAGCGTCTCATACGCCATTGTTATCTCATCCTCATCCCTATAGGGTGAGGGCAGTCTCGCACCGTTAACGCTAACGGAGAATCGAGGGATATAGAGCCTCCATTCCTTAAGGGCTGGCATCCTTACCACCCTGAATAATATGGGGGTCACTTCTTTTATTGTTTAAGTCTTGATTAATCAATTGTCTAATATACTGCATCCTCGGGCTTAAGGTAGGGCGGATTGTGTGTTCGCATGCTTATATTTTCTTAATGGGCTAATCTACTCTTAGTAAGGGTTAACGTATGGTCGCGATGCGTAAAGCACTACTGCTGGCGTTAGCGGTCGCTCTCATATCATATACAATACTGTTTCTAGTCATGTACCTCAGTGATATAAGCTTCGTCTATGATATCCTGTTGCGAAGGAAGAGTCTAGGATACGCCTTACTAGCTCTGACCTCTAGGATGGCATCGGTCACCCTACATGCGCTGACCTTCTATGTTCTAGTGAAAATGTTTGGAGGGATTGCCCTGAGCGACGTTTTGAAGATAACCTACATATCTATCTTCACCGAGCTGATAGTCCCTATAGGAGGGATCACGGAAGTAACTAAGTTCGCACTCCTGAACAGGTACACTTCACTTGCGTCAAGCAGGACAATACTGGGCATAGCCTCCCACAGAGTTGTGACCACTCTAACGATGACTTTCTTCATGGTCGTCGCGTTAGTAGGTCTCCACGTCTCGTTACCCCGTGCCATGATTCTTGTGATGCCTGCCGTTGCACTACTAATAATTAACGTAGCCCTCTTGGCACTTCCCAGAAGCAGGAAACTTGAATCGCTAGTAAACAGGGTTCTCAGAACTTCAGGGAAGAGAGGTGAGCTAAGGTTTCACGAGGAGTACAACAACGAGTTCCTCAAGCTTGCGACACGTCATGACCTGATTCTGTTAGCTACCTCGCTCTCAATACTGGAGAGACTTGCTAATGTACTTCATGGATACTCCCTCTCTCTGCTTATCGGGGTCTCCCTCAATGTGTGGCAACTGGTGCTAGGATTCGACTCTATATACATGATCATGTGGCTTCTTCCAGTAGTCACGCCTGGAAATGTCGGGATTTACGAGCTAACGCAAACAGGTGTTTTGACGTTAGTAGGCACTGACAGGGGTGTGGCGGCGCTCCTTAGCGTCCTCACTAGAGTGTTTATAGTGCTAGGTGAGTACCCGTTGTTTCTGCTGGCCATGTTAAGCTTTGGAATAAGTTTAAAGAGTGTGCTGAGCTATGTAGAGGAAGCGAAGAAATCCTATCGACTTAAATAACACGGAATCGTTATGATACCTAGGTTCACCCTAATGGTGGATGAGGTTAAAGATAGGGTCATTAAGGCATTGAAGGAGGTAGAGGATCCCGAGGTGGAAATCGACGTATGGAACCTCGGCCTAATATACGATGTCTCAGTGGATGATGCTGGAGTGGTCAGGATCAGGATGACCTTTACAGCTCCGGGATGCCCGGTCGGCAAGCACTTACTTTACGAGGTATATAAAAAAGTGCTTTTGATTGAAGGAGTTAAGGATCTCCACGTTGACGTGGTCTTCACACCTAGATGGACCCCACTGAACATCACTCCAGAAGGGCGGGAGAGGTTTAGATCTAGACATGGATACGACATAGTGGAGAAATATCTGGAACTCTCTAAGAAGGGCTAACACGCTAGGAGGCCTAGTCAGATATGCCGGTGGAGGAGCACAGGAGGGAGTCCTCAAGAGTTGAGGTCAAGCTATGTTTACTGATCACAAGCAACTCAATACGTATGGGGTTAAAGAAGGACGTGATCTCCCCAACGGTCGAGAGGCTTTGCGTGGAACATGGTGTTCCCCTCGTAAACAGGTTAGTAGTTCCAAATGACGGGGAGGAGATTAAGAAAGCTTTAACGAGCCTACTTAGTGAGTGCAACGTAATCCTAGTTACTGGAGGTACTGGAATAAGTCCTAGGGATGTAAGCGTTGAGAGTTTAAGAGGTTACTGCGTGAAAGACATGCCTGGCTTTGGAGAGCTTTTCAGGTACCTGTCATTCCTGAAACACGGTTCGGCAGCCATGGCATCAAGGAGTTTCGCCTGCGTAGTCGGCAGTGCATTGATATTCGTCGTTCCGGGCTCCCCTGACGCTGTTGAGACTGCCATGAGCCAACTCATCCTACCTGAGGCACGTCACCTACTGTACGAACTGTCAAAAACCTAGTAGTAAGTGAGGGCATTGCCCTACCGCCCTATGGAGTTTCTTATCTCATCACGCATCATCAGCTTCGAATATATGTTGGACGTCTCCTCCCTATCCCTCTCCACTATACTGACTCGACCGGCGTTGACGTCAAGCCTTAGCAGGATGTAAGAAGGGGTCCAGGAGGAAGGTTTTATTCGTCTATCCAGGCAAAGATTAGCCAGTATCTCCT
This window of the Zestosphaera sp. genome carries:
- a CDS encoding lysylphosphatidylglycerol synthase transmembrane domain-containing protein, with translation MVAMRKALLLALAVALISYTILFLVMYLSDISFVYDILLRRKSLGYALLALTSRMASVTLHALTFYVLVKMFGGIALSDVLKITYISIFTELIVPIGGITEVTKFALLNRYTSLASSRTILGIASHRVVTTLTMTFFMVVALVGLHVSLPRAMILVMPAVALLIINVALLALPRSRKLESLVNRVLRTSGKRGELRFHEEYNNEFLKLATRHDLILLATSLSILERLANVLHGYSLSLLIGVSLNVWQLVLGFDSIYMIMWLLPVVTPGNVGIYELTQTGVLTLVGTDRGVAALLSVLTRVFIVLGEYPLFLLAMLSFGISLKSVLSYVEEAKKSYRLK
- a CDS encoding molybdenum cofactor biosynthesis protein B; protein product: MPVEEHRRESSRVEVKLCLLITSNSIRMGLKKDVISPTVERLCVEHGVPLVNRLVVPNDGEEIKKALTSLLSECNVILVTGGTGISPRDVSVESLRGYCVKDMPGFGELFRYLSFLKHGSAAMASRSFACVVGSALIFVVPGSPDAVETAMSQLILPEARHLLYELSKT
- a CDS encoding Zn-ribbon domain-containing OB-fold protein; translated protein: MTTIQRVWRIKDVLLNIIATKCLECGYVVYPPKARCPKCGSERVVRENLPREGEVLTYTIIQVPAKGFEEFAPLIIALIKLGDAKVLSEIVEVRPEEVRIGMKVVATVRRTAKTIDGGIPYVVKFRPIEEEDVGR
- the metG gene encoding methionine--tRNA ligase subunit beta, whose translation is MSSSEYVDISDFQKLDLRIGLVESAERIAGSKRLIRLVVDLGEKGRRQLVAGLAEWYRPEDLVGKNVVVVTNLKPRKMMGFESHGMLLAAGCGEGEIPVILTVEKPVKPGTKVC
- a CDS encoding acetyl-CoA acetyltransferase, yielding MANLRRVYVAGVGMTRVGRHMNVALRDLGGLAALEAIEDAGNEKPEAIVVGNMLSSLVEQESLASLIGDHVGLRGVSGFKVEGACGSGGAAIMAGYSLVASGLFRKVLVVGVEKLFERPSSDVIRGLAYAADADYELIYGVTFSGLNALIMRYYMERHGVKYEEIAQWSVLMHENASQNPFAQLRNRITLEDVMNSPIIAEPIRLYDACPLSDGAAAAYLVSEDFRKINDSPVVIAGVGNAIDSTDLSSRIELDDMLASRISLGNAMKMANIEVRDVDVAEIHDAYTITAALSIESIGFANRGEAPKMWCEGKFAPGDRPTINPSGGLKARGHPVGATGLYQLAEVVMQLRGDFPGVRVAAEVGLTQNIGGVGSNITTVILRR
- a CDS encoding metal-sulfur cluster assembly factor, giving the protein MVDEVKDRVIKALKEVEDPEVEIDVWNLGLIYDVSVDDAGVVRIRMTFTAPGCPVGKHLLYEVYKKVLLIEGVKDLHVDVVFTPRWTPLNITPEGRERFRSRHGYDIVEKYLELSKKG
- the ppdK gene encoding pyruvate, phosphate dikinase gives rise to the protein MRYVFSFEEADWKDKRTLGGKGASLAQMTQLGLPVPPGFIITTQACREFFTCRRDEIESIVKELERNPPPHVRDQLIRKIWDIIRSMEMPEGLMDQVKEYMKQLEEKTGKIFGSPENPLLVSVRSGAAVSMPGMMDTVLNLGINDDVVKGLARLTNNEWFAYDAYRRFLAMFGRIVLEINEELFNQVFDKYEEEFKQQTERLYANELEAIKVKYPKYTIRLDAQPPADTAPNLWRFSVEYLKKIVDEYKKLIKENWGEFPQDPWKQLELAVKAVFRSWMNPRAIFYRMANNITPEIADCTAVNIVTMVFGNMGWDSGTGVYFTRDVATGDNRPYGEFLPNAQGEDVVAGIRTPLSLDELKERMPAIYEDLIRAGKTLEKLNRDVMDIEFTIEKGRLYFLQNRVAKMTPVARVKTAVEMAEEGIILREEAIMKVSPDTVLRLLYPRVDPKAKAEPVAKGLPASPGAVSGEAVFDPDTAVIRAREGKKVILVRVETKPDDVHGFYAAVGILTSKGGMTSHAAVVARGIGKPAVVGAEAIKVDYERKVFEVNGKQVREGDWITIDGNTGNVYVGRVPTVEPEMISELDRLLRWADEFRRLGVRANADVPEDAFIARKFGAEGIGLLRIERMFRKPERLEALRNVILSDTREGREEHLRKLVEMIKPDFKEMLKIMDGLPVVIRLIDPPLHEFLPAPEEILKDLYEVRTAYLELSTSQAARELMPTLIKELEDRLKKLETLYKRVSTLKEHNPMMGHRGVRVGVTFTEIYYYLSRAMLEAAAELKKEGYKPVLEIMIPQVAHVNEVKFVKQRAVIPAIKDVEREYGIDLSDVKIGTMIETVRACLTAGEIAKEVDFFSFGTNDLTQGTFSFSRDDVENKFMPQYLEYEILPENPFQTIDVDGVGKLVELGTKEGKKANPNLEVGICGEHGGDPASIMFLHKAGLDYVSASPFRIVVARLAAAQATISEKLGRKESGE